A single region of the Chryseobacterium culicis genome encodes:
- a CDS encoding DUF2272 domain-containing protein has product MATTEFSKKLSNIALGQYKEYRNMDEGDAKLSVQIKKYWTDLSETFESVEVPWSAVFVSWCVKKAGAIKTEFRFAVSHSKFVHFAIQNTISGKGVFRARKITEYRPKIGDIVHNNRSGNKFDYAYAQAHNSYESHSAIVIETGEDDEGNYLITVGGNEGDSIRQKEVRLDHNGLIIQRSSNPFISIIENLK; this is encoded by the coding sequence ATGGCAACAACAGAATTTTCAAAAAAGTTATCAAACATTGCCCTAGGGCAATATAAAGAGTACAGAAATATGGATGAAGGGGATGCAAAACTAAGCGTACAGATCAAAAAATACTGGACGGATCTGAGTGAGACTTTCGAAAGCGTAGAAGTACCATGGTCTGCCGTATTTGTTTCCTGGTGTGTAAAAAAAGCGGGTGCTATCAAAACCGAGTTCCGGTTTGCAGTGTCTCATTCAAAATTTGTTCACTTTGCTATTCAGAATACAATAAGTGGCAAAGGAGTATTCCGGGCGAGAAAAATTACAGAATACCGACCTAAAATCGGCGATATTGTTCATAATAACAGAAGTGGCAACAAATTCGATTATGCGTATGCTCAAGCTCATAATTCTTATGAATCACATTCTGCAATTGTAATAGAAACAGGAGAAGATGATGAGGGGAATTATCTTATTACCGTTGGCGGAAATGAAGGAGACTCTATCAGACAGAAAGAAGTAAGACTTGACCATAATGGTCTTATTATACAAAGGTCTTCCAATCCTTTCATCTCCATCATTGAAAATTTAAAATAG
- a CDS encoding chitosanase: MEFKNLPSGVSQSTANKIAEVISTFENGKRSGGYDAYVAYRDKRLNDNYYRQITYGRFQTTEFGNLKKLIEMYIEANGTYADFFKSYVNEIGKIEGGIPVSLYQNEEFVETLKKAGKNDPIMHTVQEAFFDLRYFQPALNWFKSNGFTLPLSLLVIFDSYIHSGSIRESLRKKFPEYPPNMGGDEKRWITQYTAARHAWLSNYETKEVRASAYRTQTFKNLIVDDNWKLEKPFKTQGVQF, encoded by the coding sequence ATGGAATTTAAAAATTTACCTTCAGGGGTCAGCCAGTCTACCGCCAATAAAATTGCAGAAGTCATCAGTACTTTTGAAAACGGAAAACGTTCCGGAGGCTATGATGCCTATGTCGCTTACAGAGATAAAAGATTAAACGATAATTACTACAGACAGATCACCTATGGAAGGTTTCAGACCACGGAGTTTGGAAATCTTAAAAAGCTGATCGAAATGTATATAGAAGCAAACGGGACTTATGCAGACTTTTTCAAAAGCTATGTCAATGAAATAGGTAAAATAGAAGGAGGCATTCCCGTATCCCTTTATCAGAATGAAGAATTTGTAGAAACGTTGAAAAAAGCAGGTAAAAATGACCCGATCATGCACACGGTACAGGAAGCTTTTTTTGATTTGAGGTATTTCCAGCCAGCCTTAAACTGGTTCAAGTCAAATGGCTTTACTCTTCCCTTATCTCTACTGGTTATCTTTGACAGTTATATCCATAGTGGAAGCATCCGAGAATCGCTTCGTAAAAAGTTTCCGGAATATCCGCCCAATATGGGAGGTGATGAAAAACGATGGATCACCCAATACACTGCTGCAAGACATGCCTGGCTTTCTAATTATGAAACCAAAGAAGTAAGAGCGTCTGCCTACAGAACCCAAACTTTTAAGAACTTAATTGTTGATGACAACTGGAAACTTGAAAAACCTTTTAAAACCCAGGGAGTTCAGTTTTAA
- a CDS encoding helix-turn-helix domain-containing protein has product MQKEKLRNVRKRKGITQQQVADIIATDVSNYSRKESGDVKIFNDEWEKIARFLEVPVEEIFEEEEAKQINHFDNITESSGFGNNINGNLYCNVPEFLLESQRDYIEILKKENQRLQEELDALKKK; this is encoded by the coding sequence ATGCAAAAAGAAAAACTACGCAACGTAAGAAAGAGAAAAGGCATCACACAACAGCAGGTTGCTGACATCATCGCCACAGATGTATCCAACTACAGCAGAAAAGAAAGTGGAGATGTAAAGATTTTCAATGATGAATGGGAAAAAATTGCCCGTTTCCTGGAAGTCCCTGTAGAGGAAATCTTTGAAGAAGAGGAGGCTAAACAAATTAATCATTTTGATAATATCACTGAAAGTAGTGGCTTTGGAAATAATATAAATGGTAATCTTTATTGCAATGTTCCAGAGTTCCTTCTTGAAAGCCAAAGAGATTATATAGAAATCTTGAAAAAAGAAAACCAGAGATTACAAGAAGAGCTAGATGCTCTCAAGAAAAAATAA
- a CDS encoding DUF6261 family protein — MKIALTQLSTKDLATLAQRILSNAQSGKYPVIDNHPLVGALVSSYTEYDKVYTKQIYSGKGKDVATADHERDIAYTNLKSFLNGYRKLPSAANHQLAEDLYGVFKTFGLNLDRLSYSSQTAQMKKLIEELETTDNKQKITLLSLDAAFAEMKAKQDAFEILFAEQAGANADLRQMTSASAIRKDLEKTLKTYMNLLTAMKLVPGWELLYSDTNELVKAAKNSSSEKKQSGETPQK; from the coding sequence ATGAAAATTGCCCTCACACAGCTGAGCACTAAAGATCTTGCGACTTTAGCTCAGAGAATTCTTTCTAATGCCCAATCCGGAAAATATCCTGTTATCGACAATCATCCTCTTGTAGGAGCTTTGGTGTCTTCCTATACGGAATACGATAAGGTATATACAAAGCAGATCTACAGCGGAAAAGGAAAAGATGTGGCTACCGCCGATCACGAAAGAGATATTGCCTATACCAATCTGAAATCTTTCCTGAATGGCTATCGTAAACTGCCTTCTGCAGCCAACCATCAGCTGGCAGAGGATCTCTACGGAGTATTCAAAACTTTTGGGCTGAATCTGGATAGGCTGAGTTACTCTTCACAAACGGCTCAGATGAAAAAGCTTATAGAAGAATTAGAAACGACAGATAACAAACAGAAGATTACACTTCTTTCTCTTGACGCAGCATTTGCAGAGATGAAAGCTAAGCAGGATGCTTTTGAAATATTGTTTGCAGAGCAGGCAGGAGCCAATGCAGATCTTCGTCAAATGACGAGTGCCAGTGCCATCCGTAAAGATCTGGAGAAAACATTGAAAACTTATATGAATCTTCTCACAGCAATGAAGTTGGTTCCAGGCTGGGAATTGCTGTACAGTGATACCAATGAGCTGGTGAAGGCTGCAAAAAACTCTTCGTCAGAGAAGAAACAGAGTGGTGAAACTCCACAGAAATAG
- the kwaA gene encoding anti-phage protein KwaA: MLRKIGLFFLSLWFLFVMIIIITAKIPCYLENDFEFVGIKYLITNNIIPLSCVIALIIGLFSFIDFNYQVKGTPELSFKISEIENIDYEHLTFLTTYIIPLVCFQFENIRYVIVFLFILSVIGIIYIRTDLFYANPTLAILQFRIYKVEGQFRNGETRKSRILITKEKLSINDRVKYFKLDDRIYYASKITSNE, encoded by the coding sequence ATGCTTAGAAAAATTGGATTATTCTTTCTTTCGTTATGGTTCTTATTTGTTATGATTATTATTATAACTGCTAAAATTCCATGTTATCTTGAAAATGATTTTGAATTTGTTGGTATTAAATACTTAATTACGAACAATATAATTCCTTTGTCCTGTGTAATCGCACTAATAATAGGGCTATTCTCATTTATTGATTTCAATTATCAAGTAAAAGGAACTCCTGAGCTTTCGTTTAAAATTTCAGAAATTGAAAATATCGACTATGAGCATTTGACATTTTTAACAACATACATTATTCCTTTAGTATGTTTTCAATTTGAAAACATACGGTATGTAATTGTTTTTTTATTCATCCTTTCAGTAATAGGTATAATTTATATAAGAACTGACTTATTTTATGCAAATCCTACATTAGCAATACTTCAATTTAGAATATATAAGGTGGAGGGTCAATTCAGAAATGGAGAAACAAGAAAATCAAGAATATTAATCACAAAGGAAAAACTATCAATAAACGACAGAGTAAAGTATTTTAAACTTGACGACAGAATTTATTATGCATCAAAAATAACATCAAATGAATAA
- the kwaB gene encoding anti-phage protein KwaB yields MNKIQLDTALNFLSNPQGELQIIIYALTNQNEQPQKLDIKAEDLVALKILFINSINNIIIEKNDYFVLPLSTADERGKTFYQYDLEIPDKLRLLESVIGNDRLSNFNLRHAKFADIKSLIIVLADNNNEITLFKNVSPIEIIGRGGTFLKISNHRFEKFDEELLRISPKFQVIRVNDEIIIIDLPSIEKSFGIHDVIIREATTSLEVIERMNIVANIDSLTELVNDITFARKLTKVAKSSPVLKLNIPNIDIIAFSKSHPLTRRKIRLNEDETQFNLDTKVSKDLFIKILNDDLLTSELTKLYYDTLAKDGIEIEDDIIEEI; encoded by the coding sequence ATGAATAAAATTCAATTAGACACAGCCTTAAATTTTTTATCAAATCCACAAGGCGAATTACAGATAATAATTTATGCATTAACTAACCAAAATGAACAGCCTCAAAAACTAGATATTAAAGCAGAAGACTTAGTTGCACTTAAAATATTATTTATTAATTCTATCAATAATATAATAATTGAAAAAAATGATTATTTCGTTCTACCTTTATCGACAGCAGATGAAAGAGGAAAAACTTTTTATCAATATGATCTTGAAATTCCTGATAAGCTAAGATTATTAGAATCTGTAATTGGTAATGATAGATTATCAAATTTCAATTTGCGACATGCCAAATTTGCTGATATAAAATCATTAATTATTGTATTGGCTGACAATAATAATGAAATAACATTATTTAAAAATGTTTCTCCTATTGAAATAATTGGAAGAGGAGGTACATTTTTAAAAATATCTAATCATCGATTTGAAAAATTTGATGAAGAACTACTGAGAATCTCACCTAAATTTCAAGTTATAAGAGTAAATGATGAGATAATAATAATAGATTTACCTTCCATTGAAAAAAGCTTCGGAATTCATGATGTAATTATCAGAGAAGCTACAACAAGTCTAGAAGTAATTGAAAGAATGAATATTGTAGCTAATATAGATTCTCTTACTGAACTTGTAAATGATATTACATTTGCACGTAAACTTACAAAAGTTGCTAAAAGTTCCCCAGTTTTAAAATTAAATATTCCAAATATTGACATTATTGCATTCTCAAAATCACATCCTTTAACTAGAAGAAAAATTAGATTAAATGAGGATGAAACACAATTCAATCTGGATACTAAAGTTTCTAAAGATTTATTTATTAAAATATTAAACGATGATTTATTAACATCAGAATTAACTAAGCTATATTATGATACTCTTGCTAAAGATGGAATTGAGATCGAAGATGATATCATTGAAGAAATATAA
- a CDS encoding MBL fold metallo-hydrolase, with translation MEIQKLNWAGIRLTSHNKTILIDAVEDFSYYKPVLGDAVENLLAFSDHVQADYILFTHMHLDHFDKRVIQKCLKKDGKLIVYAGLEAIVKKLVEDVEIITLNLDETFTENNITFKPVFAMDGIGEIQSSWIVDDGTTKIFHGGDTIWHNQFWKFGKENPNIDYAFLPVNGVVVNFEIIGLEYSPVPASLNLKEAFAAAHLLHAKKLIPIHYGLFAHEKCYIPHVFDENDMKSVAEELGQKYITLKDGAILIES, from the coding sequence ATGGAAATACAAAAACTAAACTGGGCAGGCATCCGCCTCACTTCTCACAACAAAACGATCTTAATAGATGCCGTAGAAGATTTCTCTTATTATAAACCTGTGTTGGGTGATGCTGTAGAAAATCTTTTAGCATTTTCAGATCATGTACAGGCAGACTACATCCTGTTTACGCATATGCACCTTGATCATTTTGATAAAAGGGTAATCCAAAAATGCTTAAAGAAAGATGGAAAACTGATTGTCTATGCAGGGCTGGAAGCCATTGTAAAAAAGCTGGTAGAAGATGTTGAAATTATTACTCTGAATCTTGACGAAACCTTTACAGAAAATAATATCACCTTCAAACCCGTATTTGCCATGGATGGAATAGGAGAAATACAGTCTTCATGGATTGTTGATGATGGAACCACAAAGATCTTTCATGGTGGAGATACCATCTGGCACAACCAGTTCTGGAAGTTTGGAAAGGAAAACCCAAACATAGACTATGCCTTTTTACCCGTAAACGGAGTTGTAGTGAACTTTGAAATCATCGGGTTGGAATATAGTCCGGTTCCCGCTTCCCTTAATCTGAAAGAAGCCTTTGCGGCAGCCCATCTTTTACATGCTAAAAAACTGATTCCCATTCATTACGGGTTATTTGCACACGAGAAATGCTATATTCCTCATGTATTTGATGAAAATGATATGAAAAGCGTTGCAGAGGAATTAGGACAGAAGTATATAACCTTGAAAGATGGTGCTATACTGATAGAATCTTAA
- a CDS encoding Crp/Fnr family transcriptional regulator, whose amino-acid sequence MAVINKQLFSHLNVEDSDPVWEKFAEVEFIKKTQFPDNRAYLVEDGLVRKYYINSTSDIDTEICAEFYFPGDIFTVEEKTSDTVYESLNSGLAWEITLDEVKDLFAVNPHCRFVQNYYLSRKLNAAMKREMLLLKNTPQDLYEYLLKNKPHYIQNIPLKYLASYIGITPISLSRIRKRIL is encoded by the coding sequence GTGGCAGTCATCAACAAACAACTGTTTTCACACCTGAACGTAGAGGATAGTGATCCTGTATGGGAAAAGTTTGCTGAGGTTGAATTTATAAAGAAAACTCAATTTCCGGACAATAGAGCCTATCTTGTAGAAGACGGGCTTGTCCGGAAATATTACATCAACAGTACCTCAGATATTGATACTGAAATCTGTGCAGAATTTTACTTTCCCGGTGATATTTTTACAGTCGAGGAAAAAACCTCTGATACAGTTTACGAATCTCTCAACAGTGGCTTGGCCTGGGAAATCACTCTGGATGAGGTAAAAGATCTGTTTGCTGTAAACCCACACTGTCGTTTTGTACAGAACTACTATTTGAGCAGAAAGCTCAATGCGGCTATGAAAAGAGAAATGTTGCTGTTGAAAAATACCCCTCAGGATCTCTATGAATACCTACTGAAAAACAAACCTCATTACATACAGAATATTCCTTTGAAATACCTTGCTTCCTATATTGGCATTACGCCTATTTCCTTAAGCCGAATCAGGAAGCGTATTCTGTAA
- a CDS encoding urocanate hydratase: MTFQEQIQQGIPNQLPQPKPYETNINHAPKRKEILGEEEKKLALKNALRYFDPQFHAELIPEFKQELEDYGRIYMYRFRPDYEMKARPITDYPGKSEQAKAIMLMIQNNLDYAVAQHPHELITYGGNGAVFSNWAQYLLTMKYLSEMSNEQTLVMYSGHPMGLFPSHKDAPRVVVTNGMMIPNYSKPDDWEKFNALGVTQYGQMTAGSYMYIGPQGIVHGTTITVLNAFRKIKKESKGGLFVTSGLGGMSGAQPKAGNIAGCVTVCAEVNPKITKIRHDQKWVNEIHEDLDALVKRVREAQANKETVSLAYLGNIVEVWEKFDQEDLRIDIGSDQTSLHNPWAGGYYPAGQSFEESNTMMAENPELFKEKVQETLRRHAAAINKHTEKGTYFFDYGNAFLLEASRAGADVMAENPTLGREFKYPSYVQDIMGPMCFDYGFGPFRWVCSSGNPEDLQKTDDIACTVLEEMVKNSPEEIQQQMKDNIQWIKGAQENKLVVGSQARILYADAEGRMKIAEAFNKAIKNGEIGPVVLGRDHHDVSGTDSPYRETSNIYDGSRFTADMAIHNVIGDSFRGATWVSIHNGGGVGWGEVINGGFGMLLDGSDDADRRLKSMLFWDVNNGISRRSWARNEGAIFAIKRAMEVEPNLKVTLPNLVDENLL; the protein is encoded by the coding sequence ATGACATTCCAAGAACAGATACAGCAGGGGATTCCTAATCAGCTGCCACAACCAAAACCATACGAAACCAATATCAACCATGCTCCGAAGCGTAAAGAAATTTTAGGAGAAGAAGAGAAAAAACTGGCATTGAAGAATGCATTACGTTATTTTGATCCTCAGTTTCATGCAGAACTGATTCCTGAATTTAAGCAGGAACTGGAAGATTACGGAAGGATTTATATGTATCGTTTCCGTCCGGATTATGAAATGAAAGCAAGGCCTATCACAGACTATCCCGGAAAATCTGAGCAGGCAAAAGCGATTATGCTGATGATTCAGAATAACCTGGATTATGCCGTAGCACAACACCCTCATGAATTGATTACTTATGGTGGAAATGGAGCGGTTTTCTCAAACTGGGCTCAGTATCTGCTGACCATGAAGTATCTGTCGGAAATGAGTAATGAACAGACGTTGGTAATGTATTCAGGGCATCCGATGGGGTTATTCCCGTCTCATAAAGATGCTCCTAGAGTGGTTGTAACCAATGGAATGATGATCCCGAACTATTCAAAACCGGATGACTGGGAGAAGTTCAACGCGTTGGGCGTTACCCAATACGGGCAGATGACTGCGGGAAGTTATATGTATATTGGTCCACAGGGAATTGTTCATGGAACAACGATTACAGTGTTAAATGCATTCAGAAAAATTAAAAAAGAGTCGAAAGGAGGTCTTTTCGTAACTTCAGGATTAGGGGGAATGAGTGGAGCTCAGCCAAAAGCAGGTAATATTGCAGGCTGTGTTACTGTATGTGCTGAAGTAAATCCGAAGATTACAAAGATCCGTCATGATCAGAAATGGGTGAATGAAATCCATGAAGACCTTGATGCTTTGGTAAAAAGAGTAAGAGAAGCACAGGCCAATAAAGAAACCGTTTCTTTGGCTTACCTTGGAAACATTGTTGAGGTTTGGGAGAAATTCGATCAGGAAGATTTAAGAATCGATATCGGATCAGATCAGACATCCCTTCACAATCCTTGGGCTGGTGGTTACTATCCTGCAGGACAAAGCTTTGAAGAATCTAATACAATGATGGCAGAAAACCCTGAATTATTCAAAGAAAAAGTTCAGGAAACTTTGAGAAGACATGCTGCAGCCATCAATAAACATACAGAAAAAGGAACGTATTTCTTCGACTACGGAAATGCCTTTCTATTAGAAGCTTCCAGAGCCGGAGCTGATGTAATGGCAGAAAATCCGACATTGGGCAGAGAGTTTAAATATCCAAGTTATGTTCAGGACATTATGGGACCTATGTGTTTCGATTACGGTTTTGGACCGTTCCGTTGGGTATGTTCCAGCGGAAATCCTGAAGATCTGCAGAAAACAGATGATATTGCATGTACAGTATTAGAAGAAATGGTTAAAAACTCTCCTGAAGAAATTCAGCAGCAGATGAAAGATAATATCCAGTGGATTAAGGGAGCACAGGAAAATAAACTGGTGGTAGGTTCACAGGCAAGAATTCTTTATGCAGATGCTGAAGGAAGAATGAAAATTGCAGAAGCCTTCAACAAAGCTATTAAAAATGGAGAAATAGGTCCTGTCGTATTAGGGAGAGACCACCATGATGTTTCAGGAACAGATTCTCCTTACAGAGAGACTTCCAATATCTATGACGGATCAAGATTTACAGCGGATATGGCCATTCATAATGTGATTGGTGACAGTTTCCGTGGGGCTACCTGGGTTTCCATTCACAATGGTGGTGGAGTTGGCTGGGGAGAAGTTATCAACGGAGGTTTCGGAATGCTGCTTGACGGAAGCGATGATGCCGACAGAAGACTGAAATCTATGCTTTTCTGGGATGTAAACAACGGAATTTCAAGAAGAAGCTGGGCAAGAAACGAAGGTGCTATTTTTGCGATTAAAAGAGCAATGGAAGTAGAACCGAATCTGAAAGTGACCCTTCCCAACCTTGTAGACGAAAACTTATTGTAA
- a CDS encoding 2-hydroxyacid dehydrogenase: MKVFINKRIPETGIKMLEEAGLEILFPEKENLSYEEWMSYCKNADTLLNVGGDFRYDKNFFDACPNIKAIALYSVGFDHVDIKEATQRNIPIGNTPDVLSRATSDVAFLLMQAVARRASYNFQKVKEDNWGTFDPLHALGQELYGKTLGIFGLGRIGYEMAEKSKKAFGMNIIYHNRHSNKEAEKELDATYVSFDELIHKSDVLSVHANFTPEHKELFNESIFEQMKQNAIFINTARGGFHNQKDLYQALVDKKIWGAGLDVTNPEPMSADDPILGLSSVCILPHIGSATVEARNGMARLAAGNIIAFSKNEKMTNCANPDVYSDHSS, from the coding sequence ATGAAAGTTTTTATCAATAAAAGAATTCCGGAAACAGGAATTAAAATGCTGGAAGAAGCAGGACTGGAAATACTATTTCCGGAAAAAGAAAACCTTTCTTACGAAGAATGGATGAGCTACTGTAAAAATGCAGATACCCTCCTGAATGTAGGTGGAGACTTCAGATATGATAAGAATTTTTTTGATGCCTGCCCCAATATCAAAGCCATCGCTCTGTATTCTGTAGGATTTGATCATGTAGACATTAAAGAAGCCACTCAAAGGAACATTCCGATAGGAAATACTCCGGATGTTTTGAGCAGAGCAACTTCAGATGTCGCATTTTTACTGATGCAGGCTGTGGCAAGAAGAGCAAGCTACAATTTCCAGAAAGTGAAAGAGGATAACTGGGGAACATTTGATCCTTTACATGCTTTAGGACAGGAACTGTACGGAAAAACACTGGGAATTTTTGGTTTGGGGCGTATTGGTTACGAAATGGCCGAAAAGTCAAAAAAAGCTTTTGGGATGAACATTATTTATCACAATCGCCACTCCAATAAAGAAGCAGAAAAGGAGTTAGACGCAACCTATGTTTCTTTTGATGAACTGATTCATAAATCAGATGTGCTGAGTGTTCATGCCAACTTTACCCCTGAGCATAAAGAGCTATTCAATGAGTCCATATTTGAACAGATGAAACAGAATGCGATCTTTATCAATACAGCCAGAGGAGGGTTTCACAACCAAAAAGATCTTTATCAGGCGCTTGTTGATAAGAAAATCTGGGGAGCAGGCCTGGATGTTACCAATCCGGAACCTATGTCCGCAGATGATCCTATTCTTGGACTTTCCAGTGTCTGTATTCTTCCGCACATCGGATCTGCTACGGTTGAAGCCCGAAATGGGATGGCTAGACTTGCCGCAGGAAATATCATCGCGTTTTCGAAAAATGAAAAAATGACAAATTGTGCAAATCCTGACGTTTATTCTGATCATTCATCATAA
- a CDS encoding protein-L-isoaspartate(D-aspartate) O-methyltransferase, which translates to MQDSFVHKGKRKILVDYLRNRIGISDENVLSAMSEVPRHLFIESIFEDFAYEDRAFPILAHQTISHPSTVAEQSELLKVKPGEKVLEIGTGCGYQTAILMTMKAHVYTVERQKDLFDFSKKKLRELHLFPKFQSFGDGFAGLPTFAPFDKIIVTCGASTLPTELLKQLNVGGIMVIPLGPTNEQVLYRFTKVGPTEFEKEEFGAYKFVPMLGNTNQ; encoded by the coding sequence ATGCAGGATTCGTTTGTACATAAAGGAAAAAGAAAGATTTTAGTCGATTATCTTCGAAACAGAATTGGAATTTCGGATGAAAATGTACTTTCGGCAATGAGTGAAGTTCCAAGACACCTTTTTATCGAGAGTATTTTTGAAGATTTTGCCTATGAAGACCGGGCTTTCCCGATTCTGGCGCATCAAACAATTTCCCATCCCTCCACGGTAGCGGAACAGTCTGAACTGCTGAAGGTAAAACCAGGCGAAAAAGTATTGGAAATTGGAACAGGATGTGGATACCAGACTGCTATTCTAATGACGATGAAAGCTCATGTTTACACGGTAGAAAGACAGAAAGACCTTTTTGATTTTTCTAAAAAGAAACTCAGAGAACTTCATCTGTTTCCAAAATTCCAGAGCTTTGGAGATGGCTTTGCCGGACTTCCTACTTTTGCTCCCTTTGATAAAATTATCGTAACCTGTGGTGCTTCCACATTGCCTACGGAACTTTTAAAACAACTGAACGTGGGAGGAATCATGGTAATTCCATTAGGCCCGACAAATGAACAGGTTTTATACCGATTTACCAAAGTAGGCCCTACAGAATTTGAAAAAGAAGAATTTGGAGCGTATAAATTTGTTCCGATGCTGGGCAATACCAATCAATAA
- a CDS encoding Gfo/Idh/MocA family protein — protein MLKAGLVGAGHLGKIHLKLLNQSDRYEFVGFHDKDVENGKKLEAEFGYTYFENFDDLLEQIDMLDIVTPTVYHYDYALKAIEKGLHFFIEKPVTQTLEQAEEILRLCQEKGIKAQVGHVERYNPAFIATKEYISNPMFIEIHRLAEFNPRGTDVSVVLDLMIHDLDILLSIAKSKVKNIHASGVCVVSKTPDIANARIEFENGCVANLTTSRISMKAMRKSRFFQKDAYISVDFLEKKAEVIRMKDAPENPTPFDMIIENAEGEKNQILFEYPNIQPNNAILDELNSFADAITGDKNVEVSLEDGTEALKVALEIMKLIS, from the coding sequence ATGTTAAAAGCAGGTTTGGTAGGTGCCGGACACTTGGGGAAAATACATTTAAAACTTCTTAATCAATCAGATCGATATGAATTTGTAGGTTTCCATGATAAAGATGTTGAAAACGGAAAGAAATTAGAAGCCGAATTCGGGTATACCTATTTTGAAAATTTCGATGATTTATTGGAGCAGATTGACATGCTTGATATTGTCACGCCAACAGTTTATCATTATGATTATGCTTTAAAAGCCATTGAAAAAGGGCTGCATTTCTTTATTGAAAAACCGGTAACCCAGACTCTTGAGCAGGCGGAAGAAATTCTTCGTCTGTGCCAGGAAAAAGGAATCAAAGCACAGGTAGGACACGTTGAAAGATACAATCCAGCTTTTATTGCGACTAAGGAATATATCAGCAATCCGATGTTTATTGAAATCCACAGGCTGGCAGAGTTTAATCCACGTGGTACGGATGTTTCTGTGGTATTGGATCTTATGATTCACGATCTTGATATTTTATTAAGTATTGCGAAATCTAAAGTGAAAAACATTCATGCTAGCGGTGTTTGTGTAGTAAGTAAAACTCCGGATATTGCCAATGCAAGAATAGAGTTCGAGAACGGATGTGTAGCGAACCTTACGACTTCCAGAATTTCTATGAAGGCAATGAGAAAAAGCAGATTCTTCCAGAAGGATGCTTATATTTCTGTTGATTTCCTTGAGAAAAAGGCTGAAGTAATCAGAATGAAGGATGCTCCTGAAAACCCTACTCCATTTGATATGATCATTGAAAATGCAGAGGGAGAAAAGAACCAGATTCTATTTGAATATCCGAATATCCAGCCTAACAATGCTATTTTGGATGAATTAAATTCTTTCGCAGATGCTATCACAGGCGACAAAAATGTAGAGGTTTCTCTTGAAGACGGAACTGAAGCTTTGAAAGTGGCTTTAGAAATTATGAAACTGATCAGTTAA